Genomic window (Dictyoglomus thermophilum H-6-12):
CTCCTGTAAGGAAGGTTAAAATATCAAGATCATGGCAACTTTTGGCAAGAATTGAAGGGGCGGATGTTTCTGAATTTCTCCAATTCCCCCTTACAAAGCTGTGGGCAAAATGGAAAAATCCAATATTTTCCACAAGGTTTATACCAATAAGATCTCCTATCTCTTTTTTATCTAAAAGCTCTTTTAGCTTTTGGAAAAACATAGTGTATCTTAATACGTGAGCTACTGTTATGTTTGCTTTATTTTCTTTTGCTACTTTGTATAATTCCTTTATTTCTTCAAGATTTACTCCTATAGGTTTTTCTAAGAGTATATTATATCCTTTTTTAATGGCTGCAATAGCAGGTTTCACATGCATTCTATCCATGGTAGTTATGATTACTCCATCGGCAAATTTTTCTCTTTCAAAGACTTCTTCCCAAGTTTTAAACTGTCTTTCAGGAGGTATATTATGTTCTTTTGCAAATCTTTCTCTTTTTACATCATTAGGCTCTGCTACAGCAACTGCCTTTATATCAGGTCTCTTTAATATTATCTTTCCATAGGCTTCATACCCTCTATTTCCTGCGCCAATAACTATGACTTCAACGTGTCTCATTGTTTTTCCTCCTCCTTATAAATTTTTAAAAGTTTATTTATAAAATCTTCTCTCTTTTGGCCATTATTTTCGTAATTTAGAAAAGCAAGAAGCACAGCACCGAGTACAGGGGAAAGTTTTGGGGGTTTTACCTCATATCCTCCTTTTGCCAATAGCTTTATAAACTCTTCTCTTACAATCTCATTTTTTTCTAAAACACTTCCGCTATAGGTTACAGTAATTGGTTTTTCGATTTTTAAAAATTTGTTTGCTGTGGTTACAGTAAGGGCTAACTCTTTTGCTGATTCTTTTAATATCTTTAAAGCCTTTTTATCACCTATTTTAGCAATCTCGTAGGTAATCTTAGCTACAGAAGCAATATTTGATCTTCTATCTTTTTGAGGATCGTAGATAAATTCAATAAAATCTAAGTGATCTCTTAAATTTAGTTTTTTAAAGATTAGTTTTGTAAGATCTGTTCTTCTTTTCCTACCATCAAGTTCTCTGCTTACTTCATTCAGTGTCCTATAGCCTATATAATATGCGCTTCCTTCATCTCCAATGATACTACCCCATCCTGAAACTCTTATATCTTTATTCCCTTTTCTTCCGTAGGTTATAGTTCCTGTTCCTGCTACTACATGAATTCCATCTCTTGCTAAATTCCCTCCAGCCCATCCTATAACTACATCGTTTACAATGGTGTCTGCTTCTATATTCAATTCTTCTTTTATTATTTTTCTTAAAATTTTTATATCTTCTCTGAATTCTCCTACTGCAGGAAGCCCAAAGCAGGATTTAATATCTTTAGGATTTATATTCTTTAGTACAGGATAGAGAAGTTCTCTTAGATTTTTTCTAAAAACTTCTTCACCATTTTCTAAGATATTAGTAGGACCCGATGTATTTTTAAAGATAAGATTACTCTCTTCATCTAGAAGATAAGCAATAGTCTTTGTTCCTCCACCATCTACACCTAAAAAGTACATTTTAATCACCAAATTTTTTAATTTTTAGATTTAAAATCTAGAACTTTACTACCTTGGTCAGATTTCTTGGATTTTCTACATCTATGTTTTTACTCTTTGCGATGTTTAGTCCTAATATTTGACCCCATATAACCTTTAAAAATAGGCTTTCAGGAAGGTCAGATATATATAAATCTGTATCTTTTCCGCCTATGGTTATCACATCTGCCCCATAGTTTTTGAGTTCATTAACTAAGGGTTTTTCTTCCTCTATTCCCTTGGTATATATGGAAACTAAAAAGCCTTCCTCAAGTAGGGATTTTGGACCATGCCTGTATTCAAAAGTAGAGTAAGCTTCTATTTTAGATAAGGACATTTCTTCTAATTTTAATGCAGATTCTCTGGCAATACCCTCTTCTGCTCCAAGTCCTAAGAACACATAATGTTTATAGGATGTATGGTTTAAGGATAAATCATTAGCACTATTTATTATCCTTTCGGTTTCTTTTACTAAGTCCTTATATATATTTATATCTTCTCCTTTGATAAAGCTTGCTATTAACTGTAGGGTAAGAAGCATAGAAGAGAAGGACTTTGTCATAACAATAGCCTCTTCTTTTATTGGTAATATAATTGAACTTTGAGATATTTTAACTAATGAGCTGTCTTCTTCTAAAGTAATACCAAGAGTTGGAATTCCTATTTCTTTGAATTTTTCTCCCGCTTTAATCACTTCTGTAGATTCTCCTGAACGAGATATCAATATGGCAGATTTTTTTATATTTTTAGAAGTCCCTAAATTTTCATCTATAGCAAACCATACTTCTCCTCCTGGTAGAGCTTTGGTTTCTATTTGAGTTTTATGGGTAAAGAATCTGCTTCCAGAAAGGCTTAGATATAAAGAAGTCCCACACCCTATAAAATAGATTATATCGGAGTTTAAAATGAATTTAGGAAGATTATTGTTTTTTAAGTAATTTTCAACATATGCAAAAACTTTAGGAAGTTCTGTAATTTGCTCTTTAATTTCTTTCTCTACAATATACATAATATTAACCTCCTACAAGATAAATTTTTGACTCCATTCAGGAATTTTTTTGAACTCTTCAGGTATAGAGTCTGAGACTATATAATCTAAATCGTCTAAGTCACATACTTTAAAGGGTGCTGAATTGTTAAACTTTGAACTATCTACAATAAGTACTTTTTTCTCTGCTTTTGAGATTATTGTTTTTGCTACTTCCGCCTCTTCCATATCAAAGAAAGTGATGCCATTTTTTATATCTACACCATTAGCGCCAAAAAAATAATAGTCTATTTTTCCTATTTCCTGGAAAAATTTAATTACATGTCCTCCAATACATTCAAAGGATCTTTCCTTTGCTGTTCCTCCCGAGTGGATCAATCTAAAATTTTTTCTTAAATTTATTACTGCCCATGCAGTAGTGATGGAGTTAGTTAAAATGGTTAAATCAGTGATAGGACTTTGATCTAAAGCTTGTACCATGTAATATATAGTAGTTCCCCCACTCATGGCAATGACAGAATTATCTTTTAAGAGAGATATGGCCTTTTTGCCTATTTCTTTTTTAATTTCTTTATTCTCTTCGAGTCTTAAGAAGAAAGAGTTTTCTGAAGATATACTCGTTGCTGTTGCCCCACCTCTTACTCTCTTTATTAATCCTTGCTTTTCTAAAAATTTTAAATCTCTTCTCACAGTTATTTCTGAGATGGAAAGTTCTTTTGCTATCTCTTGGACAGTAAGAAAGCCCCTTTCTCTTATTAGTTTTAAAATCTTTTCAAATCTATATTCTTTCATTTTTGTTCACCTTAGATCTTTATGTGAATTTTTTATTATTATAATAGATTATTATGGATTGTCAAAGATCAGAATCTCTATGTAAATTTTTATTTTTCTTTATTGATCTAAGGCGATAATAGATTTATCTATTAAGAATCAAAATTAATCATATATAATCTACTTAATTGTAAATTTTGATTATAAATGATATAATACGTAAAAAAAGTAAGGGAGGTGTCTTAATTGAGAAGGATTTTTACTCTTTTAGCTATTTCCCTTTTAATTTTGCTTATGATTGCTTTGGGGCAGAAAACAGTAACTATTAGATATGGTGTATAGATGAGTGAACAGTTAGATGGTATAAAAGCTCAAATTGCTGCTTTTGAAAAGAAATATCCCAATATAAAGGTGAAACTTGAGCATGTGCCTTGGGAGGATTATTGGACGAAACTTCAGACTATGATGGCTGGTGGAGATTGCTGGGATGTGTTTACAATGGATACAGGTTTTTATTTACCCGATTATGTGGCAAGGAATGCATTAATTGATATTACGCCATATATAAACAGGGATAAGGTAGATTTAAGTGTATATCCAGCGGGTGTTTTAAAGTTACACAATTTTCAAGGGAAGTATTATTCTTTGCCAAGGGATTACGATACTATTGGGATGTTTTACAACAAGAAAGCCTTTGATGAGTTGAAGTTAAAATATCCTGATGGGAATTGGACCTGGGAAGATTTAAAGAATGCAGTTGCCAAGTTAACCAAGAAAGATGCAAAGGGTAATATATTAAGGTATGGAATTACTGTAGATGGTGGTCCTCTTTCCGTATCACAGGCTTTTCTATTTCCAATGATTTTATCTCTTGGAGGAGATTTAGTAAAGGATGGCAAAGTAGTTTTTGACAGTGCTCAAGCAAAGGAAGCATTAAGTTTTGCCAGGGAGTTAACTGAGAAGGGTTATGCTCCAAAGCCTGGAGTAACTAGTGGAGACTTATTTATAGCAGGGAAGAGTGCTATAAACTTTAGTGGTTCATGGATGATGGGTTACTATGCTGAGAATATTAAGTCTTTTGACTTTGGAGTTGTGATGATTCCAAAATCAAAAACAGGTAAGAGAGCAAATATTTCTGATTCCTTAGGTAATGTTATCTGGAGTAAGACTAAGAATTTAGATGCTGCATGGACTTTTGTTAAGTGGATGGCGAGCAAAGAGGCGGCAGAGATTCTTGGTAAATCTGGTACTGTGATTCCTGCATATAAAGGTACGGATAATTTGTGGGTACAAAGTTTCAAGAAGTTTAAGAAGGAGAAAGATGCACAAGTATTTATAGACTCTGTGAAGTATACAAATCCGTGGCCACAGACAAGAGGTTCTAGTGAGTGGTTTGATAGATGGGAGACCTACTACATAGTAGAGATCATAGCGGGAAGGTTAGGGGTAGATGAAGGGTTAAAGCAAGCTACAGAAGAGATAAATGGTATTATTGAGAAGGCATCGCAATAAGTTGAGTTTGAGGGGAGAGATCAGCTAATCTCTCCCCTTTTAAGATGGAGGTTTTAGAATTATGAGGGTTCTTGGAGGAATTCCAAAATATAGGCAGGCAATTTATTTTTTTGCCTTCTTATTATATTCCTTTTGGAATTTCTTTTAAGCTTGCTCTTTCTAAATATGATGCCGTTTCTGAGCCTCAATATATAGGTTTAGAAAATTTTAGAAAGATCTTTCAAGACAAGATTTTCTGGATTTCTTTAAAGAACTCTTTTTTATATGCTCTGTATGTGGTACCAACAGTAGTAATTTTAAGTTTTCTTATTGCGGTTGGACTAAATAAGGATACTAAGTTTTTTAGATTTTTAAGAGTTTTTTACTTTATTCCTACAGTAACTTCTTCTGTTGCTATTAACTTTGTATGGCTTTGGTTTTTTAATCCTGAATACGGACTTTTAAATACTATATTAGGATTTTTGTGGATTAAAAAGATATATTGGTTGACAGATTCTAAGATTGCTTTATTTTCTCTTGCTCTTGTAGGCATGTGGGGAAGTTTGAGTTATAATATTATTCTTTTTCTGGCAGGGTTGCAAAATATTCCATCAACTTATTATGAGGCCGCATCTCTTGATGGTGCAACTAAGAAGGATATTCTATTTCATATTGCTCTTCCGCTTATGACTCCCATCATCTTTTTTGTACTTATTATGCAAATTATTAGCTCAGTGCAAATGTTTGAAAGTGTTTTTATTATGACAAGGGGAGGTCCTGGATATTCTACTTATACTCTAGTATATTACATCTATCGTAATGGTTTTAATTGATTCCGCATGGGATATGGAACAGCCTTATCTTGGATCCTTTACTTTATTCTTTTAATCTTAACAATAATTCAGTTTAATCTTCAAAGGAGATGGGTCTATTATGAGTAATAAAATTATAGCCTTTTTACTTATAATTGGTGCTCTGATTATATTTCTTCCTTACTGGTTCATGTTAATTGTTTCTTTTGAGACTATTGAAGAGGCTTTTGCGGTACCTCCTCATTTTTTTCCCTTTAAATCCTATAATTAATAACTACAAAGAAATATTTGTAAAACTTGATTTTGGAAGGTATTTTTTAAATTCTTTAATTGTTACTTTGAGTCTTGTTTTTTCTCAAATTGTGCTTTGTTCTCTTGCAGGTTATGCCTTTGCAAGGCTTTATTTCCCATTTAAAAATGTAATTTTCTTAATTTTTCTATCGGTGATAATGCTTCCTGGAATTGTTCTATTAATTCCCAGATATTTAATTTTGAAGAATTTAGGTCTTGTAAATACTCTAACGGGAGTAATAATCCTGAAGATATTTAGTGAATTTAGTATTTTTCTTTATAGGCAACATTTTCTATCCATGCCTATTGAAATGGAAGAGGCTGCTATAGTAGCTGGTGCTAATATGTGGAATATATTTTGGAAAATTATGATGCCTCTCTTCAAGGACAATATTTTAGTAATTGGGGAGTAATTATGGCAGGTGGTGTTATCGCTTCGCTTCCTCCTATCATTCTTTTCCTCTTAACTCAAAAGAGTTTTGTGGAAGTTATAGCTTTTAGTGGACTTAAATAATACAGAAAAATAGAGGTGTTAGGAAATGAAGATTAGTTTTATTGGAGCTGGAAGTGTGGTTTTTACAAGAAATCTCTTAAAGGATTTGGCATTATTTCCTGAGTCTGAGGGAATAGAGATAGCTCTTATGGATATTGATCCTGAGAGATTAGAAGTAGCAAGAAAAATAGCCGAAGAGATAAATGAAAAGAAAAATAAGCATTGGAAGATTAAAGGTTATATGGATTTAAAATCTGCTATTGAAAACTCTAATTATGTGATAAATACTGTTCAGATAGGCGGGAAAGAGGCTACTTATGTAGACTTTGATATACCTGAAAAATATGGATTAAAACAGACCATTGGAGACACTCACGGAATTGGTGGTATAATGAGATTTTTAAGGACAGCCCCATTTTTAAAAGATCTTGTTAGGAATATAGAGGAATATGCTCCTTCAGCTTTACTTTTGAATTTTACAAATCCTATGTCTATGAATCAATGGTATATCAATGATATTTCTGAAATTGAAACCGTAGGTTTATGTCATTCTATTCCTTATACCATTGAGCAGATATCAAGTTATGTGGGGGTTCCTTCAAAGGAGGTAAACTACAAAGTAGCAGGCATCAATCATATGGCATGGGTTTTGACTTTTGAAAGAAATGGAGAGAATTTATATCCTCTTCTTTTTAAGGCTATGGAAAGAAAAGAAATATGGGAGAGAGATCCTGTAAGGTTTGAGATATTAAGAATGTTTCATTATTTTGTAACAGAATCTTCAGAACATAATGCGGAATATGTTCCATATTTTATTAAAGATGAGGAGCTAATTAAGAAGCTAAATATTCCTATTAGAGAATACATAAGAAGAGTAGAAGAGAATGAAAAAGTTTTTAATACTTTTAAAGACTATTATTTGAAGGGAAATAAAGAAGCTTATGAGATAGTAAAAGAACATTATGGAGAAGAGGAAGAAGACACTTCTAAGGAGTATGCTATTCAAATTATTCATGGTATGGAAACTAATGATTCAAGGCTTGTTTATAGCATTGTTAGAAATGAGGGGATTATAGATAATTTACCTATGGACTGTATGGTTGAAGTTCCATGTTATGTGGATAAGAATGGGGTTTCTCCTTTAAAAGTAGGGTATTTACCTGATCAGTTAGCAAGTTTAAATCTTCTTCATATAAATGTACAAAGACTTGCAGTAAGAGGTGCTGTAGAAAGGGATAAGGATTATATTTATTATGCTGCACTTTTAGATCCTTTAGCTTCCTCCATGTTATCTCCAGAAAAAATACATATGATGGTAGATGAACTGTTAAAAGCTCATAAGGAATATTTAAAAGATTTCTTTATAAAGTAGGTGAGTGCTTATGTGGCTTAGTAAAGATTATTTGAGAAAAAAGGGAGTTTATTCTATATGTAGCTCTAATCCATATGTGATTGAGGCAAGTGTTGAATTTGCTAAGGAGAAGAATGATTATATTTTAATTGAGGCGACACCTCATCAGATAAACCAGTTTGGTGGATATTCAGGTATGACTCCCGAAGATTTTAAAAACTTTGTAATGGGAATAATAAAAGAAAAGGGAATAGAAGAGGATAGGGTGATTCTTGGAGGGGACCATTTAGGCCCTCTCCCTTGGCAAGATGAACCTTCTTCTTCTGCAATGAAAAAGGCAAAAGACCTTATAAGGGCCTTTGTGGAGAGTGGTTATAAGAAGATACACCTTGATTGTAGTATGTCTCTTTCTGATGATCCTGTAGTGCTCTCTCCCGAGAAGATAGCAGAAAGGGAGAGGGAACTTCTTGAGGTTGCAGAAGAGACTGCTAGAAAGTACAATTTTCAGCCTGTGTATGTGGTGGGAACTGATGTACCGGTAGCTGGAGGAGGCGAAGAGGAAGGTATTACCTCAGTGGAGGATTTTAGAGTAGCA
Coding sequences:
- a CDS encoding DeoR/GlpR family DNA-binding transcription regulator, with amino-acid sequence MKEYRFEKILKLIRERGFLTVQEIAKELSISEITVRRDLKFLEKQGLIKRVRGGATATSISSENSFFLRLEENKEIKKEIGKKAISLLKDNSVIAMSGGTTIYYMVQALDQSPITDLTILTNSITTAWAVINLRKNFRLIHSGGTAKERSFECIGGHVIKFFQEIGKIDYYFFGANGVDIKNGITFFDMEEAEVAKTIISKAEKKVLIVDSSKFNNSAPFKVCDLDDLDYIVSDSIPEEFKKIPEWSQKFIL
- a CDS encoding N-acetylglucosamine kinase, whose product is MYFLGVDGGGTKTIAYLLDEESNLIFKNTSGPTNILENGEEVFRKNLRELLYPVLKNINPKDIKSCFGLPAVGEFREDIKILRKIIKEELNIEADTIVNDVVIGWAGGNLARDGIHVVAGTGTITYGRKGNKDIRVSGWGSIIGDEGSAYYIGYRTLNEVSRELDGRKRRTDLTKLIFKKLNLRDHLDFIEFIYDPQKDRRSNIASVAKITYEIAKIGDKKALKILKESAKELALTVTTANKFLKIEKPITVTYSGSVLEKNEIVREEFIKLLAKGGYEVKPPKLSPVLGAVLLAFLNYENNGQKREDFINKLLKIYKEEEKQ
- the melA gene encoding alpha-glucosidase/alpha-galactosidase, with amino-acid sequence MKISFIGAGSVVFTRNLLKDLALFPESEGIEIALMDIDPERLEVARKIAEEINEKKNKHWKIKGYMDLKSAIENSNYVINTVQIGGKEATYVDFDIPEKYGLKQTIGDTHGIGGIMRFLRTAPFLKDLVRNIEEYAPSALLLNFTNPMSMNQWYINDISEIETVGLCHSIPYTIEQISSYVGVPSKEVNYKVAGINHMAWVLTFERNGENLYPLLFKAMERKEIWERDPVRFEILRMFHYFVTESSEHNAEYVPYFIKDEELIKKLNIPIREYIRRVEENEKVFNTFKDYYLKGNKEAYEIVKEHYGEEEEDTSKEYAIQIIHGMETNDSRLVYSIVRNEGIIDNLPMDCMVEVPCYVDKNGVSPLKVGYLPDQLASLNLLHINVQRLAVRGAVERDKDYIYYAALLDPLASSMLSPEKIHMMVDELLKAHKEYLKDFFIK
- a CDS encoding SIS domain-containing protein translates to MYIVEKEIKEQITELPKVFAYVENYLKNNNLPKFILNSDIIYFIGCGTSLYLSLSGSRFFTHKTQIETKALPGGEVWFAIDENLGTSKNIKKSAILISRSGESTEVIKAGEKFKEIGIPTLGITLEEDSSLVKISQSSIILPIKEEAIVMTKSFSSMLLTLQLIASFIKGEDINIYKDLVKETERIINSANDLSLNHTSYKHYVFLGLGAEEGIARESALKLEEMSLSKIEAYSTFEYRHGPKSLLEEGFLVSIYTKGIEEEKPLVNELKNYGADVITIGGKDTDLYISDLPESLFLKVIWGQILGLNIAKSKNIDVENPRNLTKVVKF
- a CDS encoding carbohydrate ABC transporter permease produces the protein MRYLLIFFPLNPIINNYKEIFVKLDFGRYFLNSLIVTLSLVFSQIVLCSLAGYAFARLYFPFKNVIFLIFLSVIMLPGIVLLIPRYLILKNLGLVNTLTGVIILKIFSEFSIFLYRQHFLSMPIEMEEAAIVAGANMWNIFWKIMMPLFKDNILVIGE
- a CDS encoding ABC transporter substrate-binding protein, translating into MSEQLDGIKAQIAAFEKKYPNIKVKLEHVPWEDYWTKLQTMMAGGDCWDVFTMDTGFYLPDYVARNALIDITPYINRDKVDLSVYPAGVLKLHNFQGKYYSLPRDYDTIGMFYNKKAFDELKLKYPDGNWTWEDLKNAVAKLTKKDAKGNILRYGITVDGGPLSVSQAFLFPMILSLGGDLVKDGKVVFDSAQAKEALSFARELTEKGYAPKPGVTSGDLFIAGKSAINFSGSWMMGYYAENIKSFDFGVVMIPKSKTGKRANISDSLGNVIWSKTKNLDAAWTFVKWMASKEAAEILGKSGTVIPAYKGTDNLWVQSFKKFKKEKDAQVFIDSVKYTNPWPQTRGSSEWFDRWETYYIVEIIAGRLGVDEGLKQATEEINGIIEKASQ
- a CDS encoding carbohydrate ABC transporter permease; translated protein: MPSYYIPFGISFKLALSKYDAVSEPQYIGLENFRKIFQDKIFWISLKNSFLYALYVVPTVVILSFLIAVGLNKDTKFFRFLRVFYFIPTVTSSVAINFVWLWFFNPEYGLLNTILGFLWIKKIYWLTDSKIALFSLALVGMWGSLSYNIILFLAGLQNIPSTYYEAASLDGATKKDILFHIALPLMTPIIFFVLIMQIISSVQMFESVFIMTRGGPGYSTYTLVYYIYRNGFN